One genomic region from Terriglobus aquaticus encodes:
- the rbsK gene encoding ribokinase gives MKRAITVVGSINQDLVVAADRVPGPGETLFGERFALNPGGKGANQAVALARLGVETAMLGCVGSDTFGRDLLQALTTAGVHTGMVATVPGASGVALVQVEAHGENRITVIAGANAALQPEHLRQHARSLAASSMILTQLETPMDLTLALARQCRTTGVPLMLDPAPAAPLSSELLEAVTWLTPNLNEAQALLQSGESPTTPREAMGMAERLLLQGAQGVLLKLGSMGAVTAQRGATTLFQPAFRVPVQDTTAAGDACNAAFAAALTRGETVAASLRFACAASAVCVTRDGAQQAMPTRDEVEALLQQASA, from the coding sequence ATGAAGCGCGCCATCACTGTCGTTGGCAGCATCAACCAGGACCTCGTCGTTGCCGCGGACCGCGTTCCCGGGCCAGGCGAGACGCTGTTCGGCGAACGCTTCGCGCTGAACCCGGGCGGCAAGGGAGCGAACCAGGCGGTAGCGCTGGCGCGACTTGGAGTAGAGACGGCGATGCTAGGCTGCGTGGGTTCGGACACCTTTGGCCGAGATCTGCTGCAGGCTCTGACAACTGCGGGAGTCCACACCGGCATGGTCGCCACGGTGCCCGGAGCATCCGGCGTTGCCCTTGTGCAGGTGGAAGCACACGGCGAAAACCGCATCACCGTGATCGCCGGTGCGAATGCAGCGTTGCAGCCGGAACACCTGCGGCAGCACGCCAGAAGCCTTGCTGCGTCGTCCATGATTCTGACTCAGCTGGAGACGCCCATGGACCTGACCCTGGCTCTGGCCCGGCAATGCCGGACGACCGGTGTGCCGCTGATGCTCGACCCTGCGCCTGCCGCTCCGCTGAGCTCGGAACTGCTGGAAGCTGTAACCTGGCTCACGCCGAACCTGAACGAGGCGCAGGCCCTGCTCCAGAGCGGAGAGTCACCGACCACACCGCGGGAAGCAATGGGCATGGCAGAACGGCTGCTGCTTCAGGGGGCACAGGGCGTTCTATTGAAGCTGGGCAGCATGGGCGCTGTGACCGCCCAGCGTGGCGCAACGACTCTGTTTCAGCCGGCATTCCGGGTCCCGGTGCAAGACACCACCGCTGCCGGTGATGCCTGTAATGCGGCCTTCGCCGCAGCGCTCACGCGCGGTGAGACAGTCGCTGCATCGCTCCGCTTTGCTTGCGCTGCCTCGGCAGTCTGCGTCACGCGTGATGGCGCGCAGCAGGCGATGCCTACGCGGGATGAAGTGGAAGCCTTGCTGCAGCAGGCCTCCGCGTGA
- a CDS encoding ArnT family glycosyltransferase produces the protein MNGRPSESSDGLFRLRSVSRRTLVLALLLFLAGTVLRLHRFPAVPVGLQQDEVSEAYEAKCLLETGSDRWGNRYPAYFLSWGSGQNVLQAYLTIPFVAADKLTPFTARIIPLLCGILTLPLIFVTAYLWYGELAGLAALAILAFCPWHIFISRIGIENTPLPFFLLLGTFTWTLALQNRSRVTVALCLVPFAAAAYTYGIAIVLLMALLPLLGIIAFREIRQRPRAWSAAFALFLLLTAPLGLFLVKNHVTKREMPFEKHLPFSVPLLTVTRFDQIQSEAAGPASRVRSNLHLVMKGLWTDIPTFQVPGRAPLPKIIMILSYLGAASIAVAAIRRRRFRDPFLAWTLACVPIILFIPLNTSRAVEFGVPIVMLAAAGLAFLASLRSEPLYRGSVLLVAGLLFAVPVVRFLPGYFSSKYASEVRPYTYPDLPAALHVLTEETRGGDLAYVSDGIALNYVQVLFYLDVDPRTFQAAHPTVENPDFANFRFARERIQGQGKPVAFLLTDKEAPLCDAPSELRKVGAFLVGRCL, from the coding sequence GTGAACGGAAGACCTTCAGAAAGCAGCGATGGTCTGTTCCGCCTTCGGAGCGTCTCGCGTCGTACCCTCGTTCTGGCACTTCTCCTCTTCCTCGCAGGTACCGTCCTCCGGCTCCACCGTTTCCCGGCGGTTCCGGTCGGTTTGCAGCAGGACGAAGTCTCTGAGGCCTACGAAGCGAAGTGCCTCCTGGAAACCGGCAGCGACCGATGGGGCAACCGCTACCCGGCCTACTTCCTGAGCTGGGGTTCCGGGCAGAACGTTCTGCAGGCGTATCTCACGATCCCGTTTGTTGCCGCCGATAAGCTCACACCGTTTACGGCGCGGATCATCCCTCTGCTGTGCGGCATTCTGACGCTGCCGCTGATTTTCGTTACGGCCTACCTGTGGTACGGAGAGCTTGCGGGACTTGCCGCGTTAGCCATCCTGGCATTTTGCCCGTGGCATATCTTTATCAGCCGCATCGGCATTGAGAACACGCCACTGCCATTCTTTCTGCTGCTGGGCACATTCACCTGGACGCTGGCGCTGCAGAACCGGTCGCGAGTCACGGTCGCTCTTTGCCTGGTCCCGTTCGCCGCTGCGGCCTACACCTACGGCATCGCGATCGTCTTGCTGATGGCGCTGTTGCCGCTGTTGGGCATCATCGCGTTTCGGGAGATCCGGCAGCGGCCTCGGGCGTGGAGTGCAGCCTTTGCGCTGTTTCTTCTGCTCACGGCTCCACTCGGCCTCTTCCTGGTCAAGAATCACGTAACCAAACGCGAGATGCCGTTCGAGAAGCATCTGCCCTTTTCCGTTCCGTTGCTGACGGTCACGCGTTTCGACCAGATTCAAAGCGAAGCCGCCGGCCCGGCCTCTCGAGTGCGCTCCAATCTGCACCTGGTCATGAAGGGCCTCTGGACCGACATTCCCACCTTTCAGGTGCCCGGTCGAGCGCCGTTGCCCAAGATCATCATGATCCTTTCGTATCTGGGCGCAGCGAGCATCGCCGTGGCTGCGATCCGCAGAAGAAGGTTTCGCGATCCATTCCTGGCCTGGACGCTGGCTTGCGTTCCCATCATCCTCTTCATCCCGCTGAATACGTCTCGTGCCGTCGAGTTCGGCGTGCCGATCGTCATGCTGGCGGCTGCCGGACTAGCCTTCCTTGCGTCGTTGCGCTCCGAACCCCTGTACCGGGGCAGTGTTCTGCTTGTCGCGGGGCTCTTGTTCGCAGTCCCAGTGGTGCGATTCCTACCCGGTTACTTCAGCAGCAAATACGCATCCGAGGTTCGGCCGTACACCTATCCTGATTTACCGGCCGCGCTCCACGTGCTGACCGAGGAAACTCGCGGAGGCGATCTGGCGTACGTCAGCGATGGCATCGCGCTGAACTACGTGCAGGTGCTGTTCTATCTGGACGTGGACCCACGTACGTTCCAGGCTGCTCATCCCACGGTCGAGAATCCGGATTTCGCCAACTTCCGATTCGCCCGTGAACGGATTCAAGGGCAGGGGAAACCCGTTGCATTCCTGCTTACCGACAAGGAAGCTCCGCTCTGCGATGCTCCCTCAGAACTTCGGAAGGTCGGCGCATTCCTGGTAGGACGCTGCCTGTAA
- a CDS encoding CAP domain-containing protein: MSLHQRILASLAAVVLGLTFAQSARAQISSLDMSIKPPAASASVAEQFLLDQINTERAMAGMAPLKLDNSLRMAAAGHAAEMARASTLSHRLQGEPDLMSRGSSAGAHFSRITENVAVGPSVVTMHGALMQSPHHRENILDDQVDAIGIAVVQAGDSLWAVEDFSHTVEQVSLDDQEHRVADLLRGMQLEATPSPEARATCGMSTGYVGSRAAATVRYSTGDLSQMPEALRERMRTIPARTAAVGACPKPQTAGAFASYNIAIVLYR; the protein is encoded by the coding sequence ATGAGCCTACACCAGCGGATCCTGGCGAGCCTGGCAGCAGTCGTTCTGGGGTTGACGTTCGCCCAGAGCGCGCGTGCACAGATCTCGTCGCTGGACATGAGCATCAAGCCGCCCGCCGCGAGCGCCAGTGTCGCGGAACAGTTCCTTCTGGATCAGATCAACACCGAACGCGCCATGGCCGGCATGGCTCCCCTGAAGCTGGATAACAGTCTGCGCATGGCGGCCGCGGGGCATGCGGCGGAGATGGCCCGTGCCAGCACCCTGTCGCACCGGCTGCAGGGGGAGCCTGACCTGATGTCGCGCGGATCTTCGGCCGGTGCCCACTTCTCGCGCATTACGGAGAATGTCGCGGTGGGCCCGTCCGTCGTGACCATGCATGGCGCTCTGATGCAGTCGCCTCACCACCGGGAAAACATCCTGGACGACCAGGTGGATGCGATCGGCATCGCCGTGGTTCAGGCCGGCGATTCGCTATGGGCTGTCGAAGATTTCAGCCACACCGTCGAGCAGGTATCGCTCGACGATCAGGAGCATCGTGTGGCCGACCTGCTGCGCGGCATGCAGTTGGAGGCCACGCCCAGCCCTGAGGCGCGTGCCACGTGTGGCATGTCCACCGGATATGTGGGGTCACGCGCCGCAGCGACGGTGCGATACTCCACGGGCGACCTGTCGCAAATGCCCGAAGCTCTCCGTGAGCGCATGCGCACCATCCCCGCGCGAACGGCAGCAGTGGGCGCATGTCCCAAGCCACAAACTGCGGGTGCGTTCGCCTCGTACAACATCGCAATCGTGCTGTATCGATAG
- a CDS encoding WecB/TagA/CpsF family glycosyltransferase — translation MQASEPAHTETVLGVRFFMGDVHAAVDRMLRGGLLVVPAAPALKDLQTQPAYRQALLEADLVIADSAFMVLVWNHLVARRCGGRKLLRLSGLEYLRELLQRPQVRSEGSTFWIMAGERSAARNLAWLAEQGIVVPDTHVYNAPMYGAMDGTDLEDPVLLERLEQLRPQHVVVTIGGGTQERLGLYLRRRLSFVPGIHCIGAAIAFLSGDQAAIPVWADKMYLGWLLRTIESPSRYGPRYWAARKLLQLMVRYGPNLPPAIPNGADRTGKKLPV, via the coding sequence ATGCAAGCTTCTGAACCAGCGCACACCGAGACTGTTCTCGGTGTGCGTTTTTTTATGGGCGACGTGCATGCGGCGGTTGACCGCATGCTCCGTGGTGGCCTCCTGGTGGTGCCGGCGGCGCCCGCGCTCAAGGACCTGCAGACGCAACCTGCCTACCGTCAGGCGCTGCTGGAGGCGGACCTGGTGATCGCGGACAGTGCCTTCATGGTGCTGGTGTGGAATCACCTGGTTGCGCGGCGGTGTGGCGGGCGGAAACTGCTGCGGCTCTCCGGGCTGGAGTACCTGAGGGAGTTGCTGCAGCGGCCACAGGTGCGATCTGAAGGCAGCACGTTCTGGATCATGGCGGGCGAGCGATCGGCGGCGCGCAACCTGGCATGGCTGGCAGAGCAGGGCATCGTCGTACCAGACACGCATGTCTACAACGCTCCCATGTACGGTGCGATGGACGGCACCGATCTGGAAGATCCCGTGCTGCTGGAGCGGCTGGAGCAATTGCGACCGCAGCACGTCGTGGTGACTATAGGCGGAGGTACCCAGGAGCGGCTCGGCCTTTACCTGCGCCGCCGCTTGTCCTTCGTGCCGGGCATTCACTGCATCGGTGCCGCCATCGCGTTTCTGTCGGGCGATCAGGCCGCTATCCCTGTCTGGGCCGACAAGATGTATCTTGGCTGGCTCTTGCGAACTATCGAGTCGCCTTCCCGCTATGGACCGCGCTACTGGGCCGCGCGAAAGCTACTGCAACTAATGGTGCGCTATGGCCCGAACCTGCCTCCTGCAATCCCGAATGGAGCCGATAGGACTGGTAAGAAATTACCAGTCTGA
- a CDS encoding NAD-dependent epimerase/dehydratase family protein, translating to MDLKQERVVVAGAGGFIGGHLTRALIDQGIPVVAAVDIKPLNEWYQTVDAPGLKNLSLDLKDLKNCRTSLEDATVCFDLAADMGGMGFIENNKALCMLSVLTGTHLLMAAKEAGLKRFFFSSSACVYNGDKQTNPDVVALKESDAYPALPEDGYGWEKLFTERLCRHFREDYGLETRVARYHNVYGPLGTWQGGREKAPAAMCRKVLEAKHSGKHEIEIWGDGHQTRSFMYIDDCLKGTQMIALSDVTEPLNLGSSELVSINQLVDIVEEIAGIKLKRNYNLGAPKGVNGRNSDNTLICEKLGWEPSIPLREGMRKTYEWIESEMLSGAPVGAH from the coding sequence GTGGATTTGAAGCAGGAGCGGGTGGTAGTTGCCGGTGCGGGCGGGTTCATTGGTGGCCACCTGACGCGTGCGCTCATCGACCAGGGCATCCCTGTGGTCGCGGCAGTCGACATCAAGCCGCTGAACGAGTGGTATCAGACGGTTGACGCACCGGGACTGAAGAACTTGTCGCTCGACCTGAAGGATCTGAAAAACTGCCGCACGTCGCTCGAAGACGCGACGGTTTGCTTCGACCTGGCCGCTGATATGGGCGGCATGGGCTTTATCGAGAACAACAAAGCCCTGTGCATGCTGAGCGTGCTCACCGGAACGCACCTTCTGATGGCGGCGAAAGAGGCCGGGTTGAAGCGCTTCTTCTTCTCGTCGTCTGCCTGTGTCTATAACGGCGATAAGCAGACCAATCCTGACGTGGTCGCCCTGAAGGAAAGCGACGCCTATCCGGCGCTGCCGGAGGACGGATACGGCTGGGAGAAGCTGTTCACCGAACGCCTCTGCCGGCACTTCCGCGAGGACTACGGTCTGGAAACGCGCGTGGCTCGCTACCACAACGTGTACGGTCCTCTGGGCACCTGGCAGGGCGGCCGCGAGAAGGCACCCGCGGCCATGTGCCGCAAGGTGCTTGAGGCCAAGCACAGCGGCAAGCACGAGATCGAAATCTGGGGCGACGGCCACCAGACCCGCTCGTTCATGTACATCGACGACTGCCTGAAAGGCACGCAGATGATCGCGCTGAGCGACGTGACGGAGCCTCTGAACCTGGGGTCGAGCGAGTTGGTGTCCATCAATCAACTGGTCGACATTGTGGAAGAGATCGCAGGCATCAAGCTGAAGCGCAACTACAACCTGGGTGCGCCCAAGGGTGTGAACGGTCGCAACAGCGACAACACGCTCATCTGCGAGAAGCTTGGATGGGAGCCCTCGATCCCGCTGCGCGAGGGGATGCGCAAGACCTACGAGTGGATCGAGTCGGAGATGTTGTCTGGCGCACCGGTTGGGGCACACTAG
- a CDS encoding ABC transporter permease: MRYTAGRTSDRIALWIVLSLLCLLALVALFAPQLAPHDPASIQLSARLLPPGHGYLFGTDELGRDIFSRVLFGARISLGVATTVVALSLVVGMVVGAIAGFYGGWRDTVLNLYVMNAFLALPGILLAIAFVAFLGPGLRNLIFALALTGWVNYARLVRAQVMAAREREYVEAARSLGASDTRILVRHILPNIAQPIIVQSAIGLAAAVLAEATLSFLGLGVPPPAASWGSMLNDARAHLFDAPYMAAFPAGAVIVTVLAMSFLGDLLRDMADVRG; encoded by the coding sequence ATGCGCTACACGGCAGGCCGCACCTCGGATCGCATCGCACTCTGGATCGTCCTGTCTCTGCTGTGCCTGCTGGCGCTTGTGGCGCTGTTCGCACCACAACTTGCGCCGCATGACCCCGCGTCCATCCAGCTCTCAGCGCGATTGCTGCCGCCCGGGCATGGGTACCTGTTCGGAACGGACGAGCTCGGGCGCGACATCTTCTCGCGGGTGCTGTTTGGGGCGCGCATCTCGCTCGGGGTGGCCACAACGGTCGTGGCGCTATCCCTAGTGGTCGGCATGGTGGTGGGCGCGATCGCCGGCTTTTACGGCGGCTGGCGCGACACGGTGCTGAACCTCTACGTGATGAACGCCTTCCTTGCTCTGCCCGGCATCCTGCTGGCCATCGCCTTTGTGGCATTCCTGGGGCCGGGCCTGCGCAACCTGATTTTCGCCCTGGCATTGACTGGGTGGGTCAACTACGCCCGGCTCGTGCGCGCCCAGGTGATGGCGGCGCGTGAGCGGGAGTACGTGGAAGCGGCTCGGTCGCTGGGTGCCTCAGACACGCGCATTCTGGTGCGGCACATCCTGCCCAACATCGCGCAGCCGATCATTGTCCAAAGCGCGATCGGTTTGGCCGCAGCGGTGCTCGCGGAAGCGACTCTCAGCTTTCTCGGACTCGGAGTGCCGCCGCCGGCAGCAAGCTGGGGCTCCATGCTGAACGACGCACGCGCCCACCTTTTCGATGCGCCCTACATGGCAGCCTTCCCTGCCGGTGCTGTCATCGTCACCGTGCTGGCCATGTCGTTTTTGGGGGATCTGCTGCGTGACATGGCCGACGTTCGGGGCTGA
- the thrB gene encoding homoserine kinase: MSSTQAANESAQHSVTLRLPATSANLGPGFDALGLAMDFHLHVEAALASEASLVATGRDAAKIQNVEDNLVLTTCREVLEAAGKPVPTLSAHLHNEIPLGMGCGSSAAALVAGVALANEFGGLGWSARGVLAEASRREGHPDNVAACVLGGFVASAIRGGSVDAISLQPAKPWQLLLVMQQASLSTKTARALLPDTYSRADTIANVQNVALLTAAFAQGDEALLRAAMADRMHQPFREAVCPLLPKLLPLAGLGSVLGVALSGAGPAVLLIVQANADRQPVEAAVFEALGISTQNERQDVELLWTSVGGPAQFGASNIPGKM; encoded by the coding sequence GTGAGCTCCACACAAGCCGCGAATGAATCGGCGCAGCACTCGGTGACGCTGCGTCTGCCCGCGACCTCGGCGAACCTGGGGCCTGGGTTCGACGCGCTTGGACTCGCCATGGACTTTCACCTCCATGTGGAGGCCGCGCTTGCCAGCGAGGCGAGTCTGGTGGCGACAGGCCGGGATGCCGCCAAGATTCAAAACGTCGAGGACAACCTGGTACTGACCACTTGCCGCGAGGTTCTGGAAGCAGCGGGAAAGCCTGTACCCACGCTGTCCGCGCATCTGCACAACGAGATTCCGCTTGGCATGGGGTGCGGCTCTTCCGCGGCGGCGCTGGTTGCGGGCGTAGCGCTGGCGAATGAATTCGGCGGACTTGGCTGGAGCGCTCGCGGCGTGCTCGCCGAGGCTTCGCGTCGCGAGGGCCACCCGGATAACGTTGCTGCCTGCGTTCTGGGCGGATTCGTGGCGTCCGCGATTCGTGGCGGGAGCGTAGACGCAATCTCGTTGCAGCCCGCAAAGCCCTGGCAATTGCTGCTGGTCATGCAGCAGGCGTCGCTTTCCACCAAAACGGCTCGCGCCTTGCTGCCGGACACCTATTCGCGTGCCGACACCATCGCAAACGTGCAGAACGTGGCGCTGCTGACCGCCGCCTTCGCCCAAGGCGATGAGGCTCTGCTGCGCGCCGCGATGGCGGACCGCATGCACCAGCCATTTCGCGAGGCCGTCTGCCCTCTGCTGCCGAAGCTGCTTCCGCTGGCAGGGCTGGGCTCCGTGTTGGGCGTTGCACTGTCAGGTGCCGGACCCGCGGTCCTGCTGATCGTCCAGGCAAATGCCGACCGCCAGCCAGTCGAGGCAGCAGTGTTCGAAGCGCTCGGGATTTCCACACAGAATGAGCGCCAGGATGTCGAGCTACTATGGACCTCCGTCGGCGGCCCTGCCCAATTCGGTGCCAGCAACATACCCGGAAAGATGTAG
- the thrC gene encoding threonine synthase: protein MAIRSHQLRCIANDARISPEEIASDFRDPETRELYEVEYPWSESSQAAGAGARNLPNASALRHLWAERRDSTLPIDQSGVWRYRELLPILQDDAHAVTLREGNTPLYDLPRCAKLLGLDFLLAKHQGLNPTGSFKDTGMTAALSVAAERGYQWVACASTGNTSAAMAAYAARAGLRSIVFIPEGKIAWGKLSQSMDYGALTVQLKTDFDGCVKMLAELVRRNPIYLLNSVNPYRLEGQKTPAIEICEQLDWQVPDHVIVPGGNLANGSALGKGFAELKHLGFIHRVPKISVIQAEGANPLFQWFTNAEKMLRPVTADTRATAIRIGNPASWRKAARVIEATGGWCESVSEQEIALAKAQIGAEGIGCEPASAVTLAGAKKLVAAGRIDVGERVVLLLTGHTLKDPEYTIDFHKDLLATGMAEANPYRKPPLVLEAEESAVLRALEAEMARA from the coding sequence ATGGCAATCCGATCACACCAGCTAAGATGCATCGCGAACGATGCTCGCATCTCGCCAGAGGAGATTGCGAGCGACTTTCGCGATCCGGAAACCCGTGAGTTGTACGAGGTGGAATACCCGTGGAGCGAGTCCTCGCAGGCCGCTGGCGCTGGTGCGCGCAACCTGCCCAACGCTTCGGCTTTGCGGCATCTGTGGGCCGAGCGCCGCGACTCCACGTTGCCCATCGACCAATCCGGTGTTTGGCGCTATCGCGAACTCCTGCCGATTCTGCAGGATGACGCTCACGCCGTAACCCTGCGTGAAGGCAACACCCCGTTGTACGACCTGCCGCGCTGCGCAAAGCTGCTGGGTCTCGACTTCCTTCTAGCCAAACACCAGGGCCTGAACCCGACCGGCTCCTTCAAAGACACGGGCATGACGGCCGCACTGTCCGTTGCGGCAGAGCGGGGCTACCAGTGGGTGGCTTGCGCCAGCACGGGCAATACCAGCGCCGCGATGGCAGCCTACGCGGCGCGGGCTGGTCTGCGGTCGATCGTTTTCATTCCCGAGGGCAAGATCGCCTGGGGCAAGCTGTCGCAGTCCATGGACTACGGCGCGCTGACCGTGCAGTTGAAGACGGACTTCGATGGCTGCGTGAAGATGCTGGCGGAACTGGTTCGCCGAAACCCCATCTATCTGCTCAATTCGGTCAACCCGTACCGGCTGGAAGGGCAGAAGACGCCCGCCATCGAAATCTGCGAACAACTGGACTGGCAGGTGCCGGACCACGTCATCGTGCCGGGTGGCAACCTGGCCAACGGATCGGCGCTGGGTAAAGGCTTCGCGGAGCTGAAGCATCTCGGCTTCATCCACCGCGTCCCGAAGATTTCGGTCATTCAGGCGGAGGGTGCCAATCCGCTGTTCCAGTGGTTCACGAACGCCGAAAAGATGCTGAGGCCTGTGACGGCAGACACGCGCGCTACTGCCATTCGCATTGGCAACCCGGCAAGCTGGCGCAAAGCCGCCCGCGTCATCGAGGCCACGGGCGGATGGTGCGAGTCGGTCAGCGAGCAGGAGATTGCGCTCGCCAAGGCGCAGATCGGTGCCGAGGGCATCGGCTGCGAGCCGGCCTCGGCAGTAACGCTCGCCGGTGCCAAGAAGCTGGTCGCCGCGGGGCGCATCGATGTCGGTGAGCGGGTGGTTCTGCTGCTGACCGGTCATACCCTGAAAGATCCCGAGTACACCATCGATTTCCACAAAGACCTGTTGGCGACCGGCATGGCCGAAGCCAATCCGTACCGCAAACCGCCGCTAGTGCTGGAGGCGGAGGAGTCGGCCGTGCTGCGTGCGCTGGAAGCGGAGATGGCGCGGGCGTGA